The genomic window CGATAATATAATCCTTTAAAACACACAGCTACATCTAACAAAACATCTAATATAAACTatcaaaaaagacaataaagattaAGAATAAACCTCACCCCTCCCAAAAATACCCGAATAATGAGAAATACCCAACTCTCcccaacaaccccctccccccccctaagcgGCAACACTCCCCCTGGCAAAAACCGTTATGGCCGCTCAGTTTGAAAATTCGGTCCACCAAAATCGGCCTCGACCGAACCGCCGCCGGAGTCAAAGGCTTTAAAAGCACCAACCCATTTGAACCTCCTTCCGAatcatcttccctccttcttccctaaaATCcaacccctctttcttcttcaaatTCCCTCAACCCAGCAGCCCGCCGCCATGGCAGCTAAACTGAGTCGCAGTTGGTCGTTTTTTCGAGGGAAGCAAGAGGAGAGCAATAAGCATTACCTCCACGAGGACTTCCAGCCTCGGGAGCCGCATTTTCGGGTGAATCTCCAGCAGAGGTTCAAAAGGGACGAGAAAATGGCGTCCATGAGGCACCGGCCGCTGCCTCCGCTGCCGACAGCACGTGGCGGGTGAGTCGCTCCCTTCGGGTCGGTCttgttattgtgtgttatattGCGTTGTTCCAGctttcagtattttttattattactatttggtTCTTGTTTTTGTGTTAGGTGAggctgggtttcttttttttttctttatattgttaGCTGTGGTTGGgtttcttggttttgttttattatcatcttaatcttttatggttttgttttatttgtttatttttttgttattgtctgaGGGCTGTTTAGTTAGTATTAAAAAAGGTATTGGGATTTTGTAGGAGTGTTAATTTACTTTCATATTTTAGTTTTCTCATGTTGCTTTTTTCATCCAAATGAGTTGCATTTGggccattttattattactgaaaggTATTGGGATCTTGTACGTTTGTTACAACATCTTGTTCACTGTGAGAGACTTTTCATATATACTGTTTAAATATATCCCTTTAattctgttatttcatttatctttttaacaTATCATAGCTTAGGTTTGATGAGATTATCTGTTAATCTACTTTTAATCTTACGGCACGGACACACAAAGCAAGGGCAAAATCNNNNNNNNNNNNNNNNNNNNNNNNNNNNNNNNNNNNNNNNNNNNNNNNNNNNNNNNNNNNNNNNNNNACGATATCCGTACGCAGCCCAAGGCCACTGCCGCGTCCCAGCTCAGTCTTGCCGTGCATGGATAAGACAGAGAGGATAAGAAGACGTGTCccaggggattgggggggggggaaagacgaCCCCATTGAAAGCCTCCTCTCCGGAAGTAGCCTTTCAATTTAGGTTGTAGAGTAGTTTGTGACGTGGAGTCTGGGACCTCGGATATTTCGATATGTATTTGCACAGTAAGTTGAATCATAATTGGGGTATAAGAAAGACAAGGAGCGAGCAAATCTATTATGCTATATATANNNNNNNNNNNNNNNNNNNNNNNNNNNNNNNNATCAAAACGAAATTCCCTATTCCATGACCCTTTAAGATCCACCCCTATGAGTTGGGttgtcattttttcccttcctctgtatccgtctttttttttatatatacattctgctCATCTCCCGATGATATAACCCTTAAAGCATACAACTACATCCACTAAAACAGCAACTCCGCATCTATGAATATAAACGGGGAAAAAACATCCATATTTCTACAaattgcctgttttttttatcaacatgtTCTTGAGGTTAGGacgttgttattgatatcattttgcTTTCCGTTCCTTGGTCATTCTAAATTTTATGGTTTTGGAAGATCTTAAAGCGATATCAAACATCACTTATTTAAATGTTAATGCAGGCTTGCTGTAATGATGCTTGTAGTTAGTTTAGAGAAAATAGATTAGGTGAATTGTGTGAAAGAAAAGTGCTTGTAAATTTTGAGAGAATATCTAAATTGTTtgatagaaagataataagaaatggaaattacatttatatttagataGTGTCTGTACTTAAATATTCTATCTTTATATAGTCTGCATTCTATCCAAATCCATATGAAATTCTGAAGGTCTTCAATCATGAAGGTCTTCAATGGCAAATTCAACCATATAGTATTGCCGATGTCAAAGGTTTGCTATGCACTCtcatgattgcaaaaaaaaaaaaaatctgccttgTTTATTACAATTACGATTACTAAGACCGTGGGCATTGTAGGGGTGGTAATGTCTGGCAGCAGTGAGTTTCAAAGGTCCATTCCCCTTACCCTGAGGCTTATGGGCTGTCATTGGACCCCTAATAGGCATGGAGGCTGTCAGTAGCATAAGGGCAAGGGTTGGATACACTGTGTTTTCCAAGGATTTACTTCCCCCTAAATCAAGCTAATATTGATATCTACAAGCATTTTACTCTTTGGTAGCAGAATCACGGTGATATGCTAAAATAAGGAACGTGCcttataaggaaaataaatagttTTTGCATACTCAAACACTGGTAGAAAGCAAATAAATAACCACAATGATTTTTATTAATGCTCATTTCTGAAGCAGTGCAAGAATTGAGGTATTGGAAGCAATGGCAATTATTTTCTCCCTTCCACAGATTCACGTCATTATCCCAACAGGCAGAGGAACCCCAAGCTCACTCTCAGACCAGTCACAGCAACAGACAAAATAACAGCGGTAATCAGAGAACGCAACAGCCCAATGCACAGNNNNNNNNNNNNNNNNNNNNNNNNNNNNATTTCCGCTGCCGTCAACCACTCTCCAACCTTCCCTCTGGGGTGCTTCCTCTCTCGACGGATATTGTGAACCAAGTGCGACCCCGAGCCAACAGAATGatccaggagggagggaagaaggtgaaCCGCGCACTCCAGGGAGTCAGGACTTCCTTGTCGTCATTCACACAGGTAGGTGACACTGGCTGCCTCCATGGGCTGGCCAGTTGCTTGGGAGATGTTGGtcgtattttttaaataatttttcaggGGTGCTATCATTCTACCTccctgaagaaaagaaaaatagtttcatatattttataaaaaaaaatatttcatatcatataaaAGGTACATAATCTGTAAGAGATATTTCATCTTCCTGTAAAGATATTGTTGCATATCCTCCTATTAAAATATGTTTACACATTGTactatgaaaattattaattcatatatctctttcaagaaaaaaaaatctttatctttcCATGCAAAAACAatcttattctattataaaaagaacattcttttatatttatatttccgaGATTAATATTAAAATGACTA from Penaeus monodon isolate SGIC_2016 chromosome 23, NSTDA_Pmon_1, whole genome shotgun sequence includes these protein-coding regions:
- the LOC119588092 gene encoding uncharacterized protein LOC119588092 (The sequence of the model RefSeq protein was modified relative to this genomic sequence to represent the inferred CDS: added 28 bases not found in genome assembly), which translates into the protein MAAKLSRSWSFFRGKQEESNKHYLHEDFQPREPHFRVNLQQRFKRDEKMASMRHRPLPPLPTARGGFTSLSQQAEEPQAHSQTSHSNRQNNSGNQRTQQPNAQTTTTTTSASNFRCRQPLSNLPSGVLPLSTDIVNQVRPRANRMIQEGGKKVNRALQGVRTSLSSFTQMFRNSTRRRYKLDARTPTHTPKHSSSRTPRKTPGKLYSPFNMTTPVTPHSYFKAPKRLQNGTPRRNAPGNENLPRAITPQANRAPLVSPSQWTQFHSPSQKFDRDVLAMRSGMQDLECVTTRILRNGKLH